The following coding sequences are from one Mycolicibacterium aichiense window:
- a CDS encoding lipocalin family protein: MATSTTLPVAPTNGVTGVLVGHSRLDLPGAFIGKTVAADWYFPTQVDGSVDAQGVIWLQHGFGATNTFYSALAKDLAQQTNSIVVAPTLSSIPMTFSGGCLTCEVTQQDAAALLGPDRATLLSSATAAGFTGVALPERFVLAGHSAGGGFATAVADDYLGGADAQYDPSDLVGVLMFDGVSNGALTGSFASQVADLAAADKPIYQIAAPAQSWNLFGATTNVLAETLPGTFIGVVLQNGSHVDSMLGVNPLFNVVLQLVTKRVPAGNTAAVYTLSNGWINDMYAGATPEAPQYGFYPAANQQVIMGPTAAVGLPAAEANQLGPVDKLVKGLVDTVAKLFGAQLPAPVNSGDNGLNPNNPVVSVGNGVTGVRFGSSVLNIPCGPNGYAAPANWYFPTQADGTVAANGVIWLQHGFLGFNDWYGTAAQQLAQETNSIVVVPDIFWFNTPLCPGCYLGGEQMREAVAGMFQGSRSALNISANAAGLSGTLPEKFLLTGHSAGGNFATAVGALITQTDQVDNLLGVVMFDGVSRDPLFTDSLTALAGAGIPDYQIAAPPQRWNAYGVATELMQAFYGNQFYGVQIDNGSHTDVIAGNNPFGLLGELLSTIIVKPSPPGGKTAVRTFASGWINDIYAGKGPTDPLYGIYGSPNDGTYVPNQPIVMGQAGAATLPAPPPVDVARYADGQPWYEQGSVKLPFAWGLVNTTAVYTLNTDGSVRVQNSGNYIGPNGPASQITGTAVSVNAGVNTRLDVAFFNQTPNTAEPGNYWILDYDPAYQWVIVSDPTGFSGYILTREQSVPSDEYSALVTRARQLGVWGPITRTRQYPTTVSV, from the coding sequence GTGGCCACATCGACCACGCTGCCGGTCGCACCGACGAACGGCGTGACGGGTGTGCTTGTCGGTCATTCCCGGCTCGACCTGCCCGGCGCGTTCATCGGTAAGACCGTCGCCGCCGACTGGTACTTCCCGACTCAGGTCGACGGCAGCGTCGACGCCCAAGGCGTCATCTGGCTGCAGCACGGCTTCGGGGCCACCAACACCTTCTACTCGGCGCTGGCCAAGGACCTGGCGCAGCAGACCAACAGCATCGTGGTGGCGCCCACCCTGTCCTCTATTCCGATGACGTTCTCCGGCGGCTGCCTCACCTGCGAGGTGACCCAGCAGGACGCGGCAGCCCTGCTCGGCCCGGACCGCGCCACGCTGCTGAGCAGTGCCACCGCAGCCGGCTTCACCGGAGTGGCACTCCCGGAGCGCTTCGTGCTGGCCGGCCACTCCGCAGGTGGTGGCTTCGCCACTGCCGTCGCCGACGACTACCTCGGCGGCGCCGACGCCCAGTACGACCCGTCCGATCTGGTGGGCGTGCTGATGTTCGACGGAGTGTCCAACGGCGCATTGACGGGATCCTTCGCCAGCCAGGTCGCCGATCTGGCCGCCGCGGACAAGCCGATCTACCAGATCGCCGCTCCGGCGCAGAGCTGGAACCTGTTCGGCGCGACCACCAACGTGCTGGCGGAGACGCTTCCCGGCACGTTCATCGGCGTCGTCCTGCAGAACGGCTCGCACGTCGACTCCATGCTGGGGGTCAACCCGCTGTTCAACGTGGTTCTGCAGTTGGTGACCAAGCGGGTGCCCGCCGGAAACACCGCGGCCGTCTACACGCTGAGCAACGGCTGGATCAACGACATGTACGCCGGCGCCACCCCCGAGGCTCCGCAGTACGGCTTCTATCCGGCCGCCAACCAGCAGGTGATCATGGGACCGACGGCCGCGGTCGGGCTGCCCGCCGCGGAAGCCAACCAACTGGGGCCGGTCGACAAGCTCGTCAAGGGCTTGGTCGACACGGTCGCCAAGCTCTTCGGCGCCCAGCTGCCTGCGCCGGTCAACAGCGGTGACAACGGGCTGAACCCGAATAATCCCGTCGTCTCGGTCGGCAACGGGGTCACCGGCGTCCGGTTCGGGTCGTCGGTGCTGAACATCCCGTGCGGCCCGAACGGCTACGCCGCGCCGGCCAACTGGTACTTCCCGACCCAGGCCGACGGGACCGTCGCGGCCAACGGAGTGATCTGGCTGCAGCACGGGTTCCTCGGCTTCAACGACTGGTACGGCACCGCGGCTCAGCAGCTGGCCCAGGAGACCAACAGCATCGTGGTGGTGCCAGACATCTTCTGGTTCAACACCCCGCTGTGCCCGGGCTGCTATCTGGGCGGCGAGCAGATGCGCGAGGCGGTCGCCGGCATGTTCCAGGGCAGCCGGTCGGCACTGAACATCAGCGCCAACGCGGCCGGTCTCAGCGGCACGCTGCCGGAGAAGTTCCTGCTCACCGGGCATTCGGCCGGCGGGAACTTCGCCACCGCGGTCGGCGCGCTGATCACCCAGACCGACCAGGTCGACAACCTGCTCGGCGTGGTGATGTTCGACGGAGTCTCCCGCGACCCGCTGTTCACCGACTCGCTGACCGCACTGGCCGGCGCCGGTATCCCGGACTACCAGATCGCTGCCCCGCCGCAACGCTGGAACGCCTACGGGGTGGCCACCGAACTGATGCAGGCCTTCTACGGCAATCAGTTCTACGGCGTCCAGATCGACAACGGTTCACACACCGACGTCATCGCCGGCAACAACCCCTTCGGGCTGCTCGGCGAGCTGCTCAGCACGATCATCGTCAAGCCGTCCCCGCCCGGAGGCAAGACGGCGGTGCGCACCTTCGCCTCAGGCTGGATCAACGACATCTACGCAGGCAAGGGGCCCACCGATCCGCTCTATGGCATCTACGGCAGCCCCAACGACGGCACCTACGTCCCCAACCAGCCGATCGTGATGGGTCAGGCCGGGGCGGCCACGCTGCCTGCGCCGCCGCCGGTCGACGTCGCCCGGTACGCCGACGGCCAGCCCTGGTACGAGCAGGGCAGTGTGAAGCTGCCGTTCGCGTGGGGGCTGGTCAACACCACAGCGGTGTACACCCTGAACACCGACGGCTCGGTCCGGGTGCAGAACTCCGGCAACTACATCGGGCCCAACGGTCCGGCGAGTCAGATCACCGGGACCGCGGTGTCGGTCAACGCCGGCGTCAACACCCGCCTGGACGTCGCCTTCTTCAACCAGACGCCGAACACCGCCGAACCCGGGAATTACTGGATCCTCGACTACGACCCCGCCTACCAATGGGTGATCGTCAGCGATCCGACCGGATTCTCCGGCTACATCCTCACCCGGGAACAGTCGGTCCCGAGCGACGAGTACAGCGCGCTGGTGACCCGGGCTCGCCAACTCGGGGTGTGGGGGCCGATCACCCGGACGCGGCAGTACCCGACGACCGTGAGCGTCTAG
- a CDS encoding ABC transporter ATP-binding protein — MGIAIQVEGLTKSFGSQRIWEDVTLDIPAGEVSVLLGPSGTGKSVFLKSLIGLLRPERGKIIVDGTNIIECSARELYEIRTLFGVMFQDGALFGSMNLFDNTAFPLREHTKKKESEIRQIVMEKLDMVGLGGDENKFPGEISGGMRKRAGLARSLVLDPQIILCDEPDSGLDPVRTAYLSQLLIDINAQIDATILIVTHNINIARTVPDNIGMLFRKHLVMFGPREVLLTSEEPVVRQFLNGRRIGPIGMSEEKDEATMAEEQAMVDAGHHDGGVEEIEGVPPQLTVTPGIPERTAVKRRQDRVRQILHTLPPAAQEAIRDDLEGTHKLRSHTFAGEDGN; from the coding sequence GTGGGTATTGCTATTCAGGTCGAGGGGTTGACTAAGTCATTTGGTTCCCAGCGAATTTGGGAAGACGTGACCCTCGATATCCCCGCCGGTGAGGTCAGCGTGCTGCTGGGTCCGTCGGGTACCGGTAAATCAGTGTTCTTGAAGTCGTTGATCGGTCTGCTGCGTCCCGAGCGCGGCAAGATCATTGTCGATGGCACCAACATCATCGAGTGCTCGGCCAGGGAGCTCTACGAGATCCGCACGCTGTTCGGCGTGATGTTCCAGGACGGTGCGCTGTTCGGCTCGATGAACCTGTTCGACAACACCGCCTTCCCGCTTCGTGAGCACACGAAGAAGAAGGAATCCGAGATCCGTCAGATCGTGATGGAAAAGCTGGACATGGTCGGCTTGGGCGGCGATGAGAACAAGTTCCCCGGTGAGATCTCCGGCGGTATGCGCAAGCGTGCCGGCCTGGCCCGCTCGCTGGTGCTGGATCCGCAGATCATCCTCTGCGATGAGCCCGACTCCGGTCTGGACCCGGTCCGCACCGCGTACCTGTCCCAGTTGCTGATCGACATCAACGCCCAGATCGATGCCACGATCCTGATCGTGACGCACAACATCAACATCGCCCGTACGGTGCCCGACAACATCGGCATGCTGTTCCGTAAGCACTTGGTGATGTTCGGTCCGCGTGAGGTCCTGTTGACCTCCGAGGAGCCGGTGGTGCGCCAGTTCCTCAATGGTCGCCGGATCGGCCCGATCGGTATGTCGGAGGAAAAGGACGAAGCCACCATGGCCGAAGAGCAGGCCATGGTTGATGCCGGTCACCACGACGGTGGTGTCGAGGAGATCGAGGGCGTTCCCCCGCAGCTGACGGTCACCCCGGGTATCCCGGAGCGCACCGCGGTCAAGCGCCGCCAGGATCGGGTGCGTCAGATCCTGCACACCCTGCCCCCGGCCGCCCAAGAAGCCATCCGCGACGACCTCGAAGGCACCCACAAGCTGCGGTCGCACACCTTCGCAGGCGAAGACGGCAACTGA
- the rplL gene encoding 50S ribosomal protein L7/L12 → MAKLSTDELLDAFKEMTLLELSEFVKQFEETFDVTAAAPVAVAAAGPAGGAPAEAAEEQSEFDVILEGAGDKKIGVIKVVREIVSGLGLKEAKDLVDSAPKPLLEKVNKEAADDAKAKLEAAGATVTVK, encoded by the coding sequence ATGGCAAAGCTGTCCACCGACGAACTGCTCGACGCGTTCAAGGAAATGACCCTGCTCGAGCTCTCTGAGTTCGTGAAGCAGTTCGAGGAGACCTTCGACGTCACCGCCGCCGCTCCGGTCGCCGTCGCGGCCGCCGGCCCCGCCGGTGGTGCCCCGGCCGAGGCCGCCGAGGAGCAGTCCGAGTTCGACGTCATCCTCGAGGGTGCCGGCGACAAGAAGATCGGCGTCATCAAGGTCGTCCGCGAGATCGTCTCCGGCCTGGGCCTCAAGGAAGCCAAGGACCTCGTCGACAGCGCCCCCAAGCCGCTGCTCGAGAAGGTCAACAAGGAGGCCGCCGACGACGCCAAGGCCAAGCTCGAGGCCGCCGGCGCGACGGTCACCGTCAAGTAG
- the rplJ gene encoding 50S ribosomal protein L10: MAKPEKATAVADIAEKFKEATATVVTEYRGLTVSNLAELRRSLGAGASYTVAKNTLVKRAASEAGVEGLDDLFAGPTAIAFIQGEPVDAAKAIKKFAKENKALVIKGGYMDGRALTVSEVERIADLESREVLLSKLAGAMKAKQSQAAALFVAPASQIARLAAALQDKKAAEGSA, encoded by the coding sequence ATGGCTAAGCCTGAAAAGGCCACCGCGGTCGCCGACATCGCCGAGAAGTTCAAGGAGGCGACGGCCACCGTCGTCACCGAGTACCGCGGCCTGACGGTGTCCAACCTTGCCGAGCTGCGTAGGTCACTGGGTGCCGGGGCCAGCTACACGGTCGCCAAGAACACCTTGGTGAAGCGTGCGGCGTCCGAGGCGGGTGTCGAGGGTCTCGACGATCTCTTCGCCGGTCCGACCGCCATCGCGTTCATCCAGGGCGAGCCCGTTGACGCCGCCAAGGCGATCAAGAAGTTCGCCAAGGAGAACAAGGCACTGGTCATCAAGGGCGGCTACATGGACGGTCGCGCGCTGACCGTCTCCGAGGTCGAGCGCATCGCCGATCTCGAGTCGCGCGAGGTGCTGCTGTCCAAGCTGGCCGGCGCAATGAAGGCGAAGCAGTCCCAGGCCGCGGCGCTGTTCGTCGCGCCCGCGTCCCAGATCGCGCGCCTGGCCGCAGCTCTGCAAGACAAGAAGGCCGCAGAGGGTTCCGCATAA